GACCGCGGCCACGCAAAGGCTCTACGGCCTCGATAATCCCGAGACGTCGGGCTATGGCCTGCGCTGCCTGATGGCCCGGCGGTTGGTCGAAAACGGCGTCCGTTTTGTGCAGATCTTTCCGCCGGTCAAGCCGCAGTTTCAGCCGTGGGATTCGCACACCAATGTGAAAACTGAGAATGAAGCGATCTGTGCCAAGACCGATCTGTCCAGCGCCGGCCTGATCAAGGACTTGAAGCAGCGGGGGCTGCTGGATTCGACGATTGTGCTGTGGAGCGGCGAGTTCGGCCGACTGCCGGTGTCGCAGAATGGCTCGGGGCGGGATCACAATCGCAACGCGTTCAGCCTGATCGTGGCTGGCGGCGGGTTTCGGCGTGGCTGCGTGCATGGAACGACCGACGAAGTGGGATACCGCGCAGCCGATGCGCGCGTGAGCGTGCCCGATCTGCACGGCACGATTCTGCACCAACTGGGCTTCGATCATCGGCGGCTGGCGTTCGTACATCACGGCCGGCCCGAAACGCTGACCGATGCCCCGCTGACCAAGGCCCGTGTGGTGACGGAAATACTGGAACGGCCGGTGCGGATTTAGACAGCCGCGGTTTCAGCAGACGGCCACTGTTCCCTGGTATTGCTCGGTCGTGCCCAACGGGGCGAGTGGCTCCCAGCGATGCGGAATGTTGCGCATTTCCAGCGCGCAATCGAATTCGGCCGAGCCCGGCGGAAAAACGGATTCGTCCGCGAAGAAGCTGGAGCGGATCGCATTGACCGCTAGTGGCCTCGCATGCCACCGCTCGGAAACCAGCTCCAGCCCCTCGCACTTGTTAGGAGCGAGCGCAGGCGAGTAGCCGCGCGCCCCGTGCCGATAAAAGTCACTGGCTGCGTGCGGCGAGTCGAACAATTCGGATTGCCATTTGCCGCCGGGGCGGGCCTCGACCTGAATGGCAACTTTTCCATCGTCGCTAGCGACCGAGATCTGCAAGTCATCGGCAGATTCGCGTGTCAGAAAACGCGCGTGATGGTGAACGCCCGCGAACAATCGGCCCCCCAGCAGCACCGTCGCCCAGGACGAAGTGTCGCGTCGCGGAATGAAGACTCCCTGGAACTCTACTTCGCCGTCGTGCCACGTCACGGCAAAGCGATGGGCCGCGTTCTGAGAGGCCAATCCCCAGTCTGCCGGCCAAAACCCAGGGCGCACTTGGGCCAGTTGAATCAAGCAGATTCCGGCCACCGCATGTCCGCGCACGATCTGCGGCTCGAACGGGCTGGGTAGTAGCGCACTTACGATCGCTGGATCCACGCGATAAGTAACCAGAATCCGCCGCTGGATGAGGCCGTGGATGGCTGGAATTCGCATGGAAAAAAATCTCCAGGTCAAAGGTCTTGCCAGGAGATGAACCGCTAGAGAAGCCCAGCGTTAACCGGGGGCGTCTATCGCCCCAGAATTCGCCAGGCCACATTGGCCGATTCTAGGCGTGTGAGCGGACGGCCATGTTCCTTCAACTTGCGCTCGACCACGATGGCGAGTTCGAGAAATGCCAGCTCGCGCACTTCATCCATCAGGTCGGGGGCGGCCAGCAGATAGCCGACGGCCTCGGACTCGACCAGCGTCGGGGGCGGTTCATTTTGCAGCTCTAGACGACGAATGCGTTCCTTGAGCGTCGCCAGTCGACCATTGGCGGCCAGCGCCGGTTTCTTCGCCGGGCGAGCGCCCGACTTGGGACGCGTTGGCGAGACCTTCGCCGCCGCGGATTTCGCGCGATGTGCTTGGCCGTGTGATTTGCCCGAGTCGCGGTGCGTGTTGACGGCGGCGGTGGGGCGCACCTTGGCTTTAGGCGCCGTCGTGTGCTTTTTTGGGCGTCCTGCTGGGACAAGCTTCTTTGGCATCGTGAAACTCCGGGATGGCCAGGCACCGTCGGACGACACTCGCGCCATCATCGTAGCGGAGTCATGCGCCCCTGTCGCTGCGCGATTCAGGATCGCCGCGTGGATACCTGCGGACGATCCGCGGCTTTTTTGGGGGGAAGTGCGCGGGATGGTGCCGGAGCGACCACGGCCCCCCTGTTGGGCTGACAGTATTGGCAGCTACTTTGCCCTCGACCGGCAAGGGCCCGAAGGTGTATCGTCGCCTCTGGTGCGACCTTGGGGTGGTTGGGATTACCGGCCCCCTTTAGAGCGAGCGGTACAGGTTTCGCACCTGCCGACCGATTGACCCAAGTTGCTCATTGACTCTGCAAGTTTCGAAGCGCGTCGCGAGTAATTGCCGTCACGGGATGCGTCAATTTCGCTCCGCGTGCTAACGTTTTATCAAGCCTGACTTATGGACACGGATTGCCACGGGATCGCGCACCAGTTTCAGGATGCGTTCGGTGTACTGCGCGTTACGTCACGGTCGACCCGGGACGCGATTCGCCGCGCCATGCATGCCGACGAGCCCGCGACAGAGGCCCGCGTTCGCGTCGTGAATTTGCGCCGCAAGTCGGCCTATCGCGTCGGTTCCGGCCAGCTGCTGCTGGAAGAGGGCGGAGTGCTCAGCATCTCGGACCGATTGCCGGCCGACGTTCCGTTGGGCTATCACGATTTCCTTCCCGAGGGGTCGAATGCACCGATCCGGCTGATAGTTAGCCCGGGACGCTGCCAAGCGCCGCCGGCCAAGATGAGCTGGGGCTGGGCCGTGCAGCTTTACGCGGCGCGCTCGGCCACGAGTTGGGGCATGGGCGACCTGGCCGATTTGCGATCGCTAGCGACCTGGTCGAAGGGACTGGGCGCCGCATTCTTGTTAGTGAATCCACTGCCGGCTGTCGATCCGGTTTTGCCACAAGAGGCCAGCCCCTATTTTCCGACCAGCCGACGGTTTCGTAATCCGCTCTACCTGCGTATCGAAGAGATCGCGGGCGCCGGCGAACTCGGGCACCTCTTAGAGCCATTGGCCACGGCCGGACGACAACTGCAGCAGCAGGATCGCATTCGACGGGACGAGGTCTTTCGTCTCAAGAAGCAGGCTCTGGAGCTGCTGTGGAACCGGTTTTCCGGCAGTCCCACATTCGAGTCCTACCGCGGGGAGCTTGGCGCACCGCTACGGCAATTTGCGACGTTTTGCGTGCTGGTCGAGCGATTCGGCTCGGACTGGTCGAAGTGGGACGCGGAATACCGCCGCCCCGAGGCCCCAGGAATTGCTCGGTTTGCCGCCGAGAATGCCCGCCGCGTGGCGTATCACGAGTGGCTGCAATGGCTACTGGACGTACAGCTGTCCGCCGCCGGAACGTTGCCGATCGTGCAGGACATGCCGATCGGCATTAATCCCCGCGGCGCCGACGCCTGGACCTGGCAAGACGTGCTGGCCGAAGCCGTTTCGATCGGGGCGCCCCCCGACATGTACAACACCCAGGGGCAGAACTGGGGCATGCCCCCTTGGACGCCGCGGCGTTTGCAAGCCGCCAAGTACGAGCCCTTCGTGCAGACGATTCGGGCCCTGTTGCGGCATGCCGGAGGATTACGGATCGACCATGTCATGGGTTTGTTCCGCCTGTATTGGATTCCGGACGGCGAGTCGGCCGTGAACGGGACCTACGTCGAATACCCAGCCGAGGATTTGCTGAACATCGTGGCGTTGGAAAGTCATCGTGCTGGCGCCTTTGTCGTGGGCGAAGATTTGGGAACCGTGGGGAAAAACGTGCGGCAAATGCTGGCCGCCGCACGGATACTTTCCAATCGGCTGCTGTGGTTCGAGGATCATCCCACGCGCGACTATCCGCGTCTGGCATTGGCCGCGGTCACGACGCACGATCTCCCCACGATCGCCGGATTGTGGAGCGGCAGTGACCTGGCTAAGCAACAGACGCTGGGATTGTCGCCGAATGCGGAAGCCACCAACGAGATCCGCGACAAGTTGCGCGTGATGACGGGGCTCGCCAACGACGCACCGGCTGTCGACGTG
The sequence above is a segment of the Pirellulales bacterium genome. Coding sequences within it:
- a CDS encoding DUF2071 domain-containing protein → MRIPAIHGLIQRRILVTYRVDPAIVSALLPSPFEPQIVRGHAVAGICLIQLAQVRPGFWPADWGLASQNAAHRFAVTWHDGEVEFQGVFIPRRDTSSWATVLLGGRLFAGVHHHARFLTRESADDLQISVASDDGKVAIQVEARPGGKWQSELFDSPHAASDFYRHGARGYSPALAPNKCEGLELVSERWHARPLAVNAIRSSFFADESVFPPGSAEFDCALEMRNIPHRWEPLAPLGTTEQYQGTVAVC
- the malQ gene encoding 4-alpha-glucanotransferase, whose amino-acid sequence is MDTDCHGIAHQFQDAFGVLRVTSRSTRDAIRRAMHADEPATEARVRVVNLRRKSAYRVGSGQLLLEEGGVLSISDRLPADVPLGYHDFLPEGSNAPIRLIVSPGRCQAPPAKMSWGWAVQLYAARSATSWGMGDLADLRSLATWSKGLGAAFLLVNPLPAVDPVLPQEASPYFPTSRRFRNPLYLRIEEIAGAGELGHLLEPLATAGRQLQQQDRIRRDEVFRLKKQALELLWNRFSGSPTFESYRGELGAPLRQFATFCVLVERFGSDWSKWDAEYRRPEAPGIARFAAENARRVAYHEWLQWLLDVQLSAAGTLPIVQDMPIGINPRGADAWTWQDVLAEAVSIGAPPDMYNTQGQNWGMPPWTPRRLQAAKYEPFVQTIRALLRHAGGLRIDHVMGLFRLYWIPDGESAVNGTYVEYPAEDLLNIVALESHRAGAFVVGEDLGTVGKNVRQMLAAARILSNRLLWFEDHPTRDYPRLALAAVTTHDLPTIAGLWSGSDLAKQQTLGLSPNAEATNEIRDKLRVMTGLANDAPAVDVVRKTYELMAEAPSALVTATLEDALAIEERPNMPATTYQWPNWCIPLSEKLEALFQAPLAHSIASSLSSRGKRAKRSRATTGANGSATGAHSTDREQQATNGKPRGA